One stretch of Litoribrevibacter albus DNA includes these proteins:
- a CDS encoding ferredoxin--NADP reductase, which translates to MSNLIRETVTSVHHWNDTLFSFKTTRDQGLRFKNGFFTMIGLEVENKPLLRAYSIASANYEEEMEFFSIKVQDGPLTSRLQNLQVGDEILVGTKPVGTLIADNLLPGRNLWLLSTGTGLAPFLSIIKDHEIYEQFDNVILTHGVRYVSELAYQDLIENELPKNEYFGEEIQQKLKYYPTVTREDYKNQGRLTDLINNGKIFEDLGLPEIDPENDRFMLCGSPAMLDELTTMLNARGFKETRGGELGHYVIERAFVEK; encoded by the coding sequence ATGAGCAATCTAATCCGAGAAACCGTAACCAGCGTTCATCACTGGAATGACACTTTATTCAGCTTCAAGACAACCCGTGATCAGGGATTACGTTTTAAAAACGGTTTTTTCACTATGATTGGCTTGGAAGTGGAAAATAAACCTTTATTACGTGCCTACAGTATTGCCAGTGCCAATTATGAAGAAGAGATGGAGTTCTTCAGTATCAAGGTACAAGACGGCCCACTGACTTCTCGTCTACAAAATTTACAAGTGGGTGATGAGATTCTGGTTGGCACCAAGCCGGTGGGAACTTTAATTGCGGATAATCTGCTGCCAGGGCGTAATCTATGGTTGTTAAGCACAGGCACCGGGTTGGCTCCTTTCCTGAGTATCATTAAAGATCATGAGATCTACGAGCAGTTTGATAATGTAATTCTTACCCACGGAGTGCGCTATGTGTCTGAATTAGCGTATCAGGATTTGATCGAGAACGAGCTGCCGAAAAATGAGTACTTTGGTGAGGAGATTCAGCAGAAGCTAAAGTATTACCCGACGGTAACGCGAGAGGACTATAAGAACCAGGGCCGTCTGACGGATCTGATCAACAACGGTAAGATTTTTGAGGATTTAGGCTTGCCGGAAATTGACCCTGAGAATGACCGTTTCATGCTGTGTGGTAGCCCTGCCATGTTGGATGAATTAACCACCATGCTGAATGCCCGAGGCTTCAAAGAAACTCGCGGTGGTGAGTTGGGGCATTACGTCATTGAGCGTGCTTTTGTGGAAAAATAA
- a CDS encoding transcription elongation factor GreAB: protein MNKETLRHAILLKLEDQLQLAIKAANEARDLAIHEQSQPETQYDTVGLEASYLAHGQSQRVFDLEVMIQTYRKQVFRAFTDEDEIALTALVHLQYPDARKAFFIGPCAGGLECNVDGEIIQLLTPQAPLARQLLGAFEGDEIMLPGQDTLIEILSVS from the coding sequence ATGAACAAAGAAACCCTCCGTCACGCCATTTTACTCAAGCTCGAAGATCAACTTCAGCTCGCCATCAAAGCCGCTAATGAAGCCCGAGATTTGGCCATTCATGAGCAGAGCCAGCCTGAAACCCAATACGATACGGTTGGGCTGGAAGCATCGTATTTAGCGCATGGGCAGTCTCAACGAGTCTTTGACTTGGAAGTAATGATTCAAACCTATCGTAAGCAGGTATTCAGGGCGTTCACCGATGAAGATGAAATCGCCTTAACGGCCTTGGTGCACCTTCAATACCCTGACGCGCGCAAAGCATTTTTTATTGGCCCTTGTGCGGGTGGCTTGGAGTGCAATGTCGACGGTGAGATTATTCAGCTATTAACCCCGCAGGCCCCCTTGGCTAGACAGTTGCTCGGGGCATTTGAAGGTGATGAAATCATGTTGCCTGGTCAAGATACCCTGATTGAAATTCTCTCTGTGAGCTGA
- a CDS encoding GNAT family N-acetyltransferase produces the protein MHIENARREDAKALAYLVDLAGEGLPRYLWSEMMTDEASPYDVGAQRASRDEGAFSYKHARVVCRDSRVVGMMLSYQLDDPYVVGDLKSIPKVIQPLIQLESNVPGSWYINAIATDESFRGQGIAKRLMEDAETTAQERGIHLMSLIVASENTAAKHLYQTLGYQCQASLPVILYPGSLHGGDWELMTKQII, from the coding sequence ATGCACATAGAAAATGCGCGAAGAGAGGATGCCAAGGCATTAGCTTATTTGGTTGATTTGGCTGGTGAAGGACTACCTCGATATCTATGGTCTGAAATGATGACTGACGAAGCTAGCCCCTACGATGTAGGTGCTCAGCGCGCATCAAGAGACGAAGGCGCGTTCAGTTATAAACATGCCCGTGTAGTTTGTAGAGATTCAAGAGTTGTAGGTATGATGCTTTCTTATCAACTTGATGATCCATATGTGGTGGGTGATTTAAAGAGCATACCCAAGGTTATCCAACCATTAATTCAGCTTGAATCAAACGTACCTGGATCCTGGTATATTAATGCCATCGCAACCGACGAATCTTTTCGAGGGCAAGGCATTGCAAAACGTTTAATGGAAGATGCCGAAACAACCGCGCAAGAACGAGGTATTCATCTGATGAGCCTGATCGTTGCATCTGAGAATACCGCAGCAAAGCACCTCTACCAAACGCTAGGCTATCAATGTCAAGCATCATTACCTGTTATTCTCTATCCCGGCAGCCTGCATGGTGGTGACTGGGAATTAATGACGAAGCAGATCATTTAA
- a CDS encoding methyl-accepting chemotaxis protein, with protein sequence MYRTIVDMPLRFKFWMVNCFSFIGMSVLSIYAITSSFNQVHPNGEVASAEYWQYFSDQALGYALWVFVLMCLVMGASQILISFVHQHVKVLKKAMRQAAEKGDLNIRVVEDCNDEIGQMAASFNNMQATFSSIVSDVKQATSEVNQVADEFKYQTETACSSLNGQQQVSSRVMSEVETLKASSDQVLSSAQTAKRVSEHAEEVLNEGRSSIEQIISSTKVIAGDVEQTSTQVNQLAEDSTSISGFVEVIRSISEQTNLLALNAAIEAARAGEQGRGFAVVADEVRSLASKTHEATDKIGDILNKFAELTNSVVTAMEQSRAHVEESVEHADLAQSSFSQIARSVTELAESNQLIEQEAYGQADKTESVFDCVRSIESVTNTTVSGAKNIHLQVEHLQSVTHQLSGQLNKFQLS encoded by the coding sequence ATGTATCGCACCATAGTAGATATGCCGCTTAGATTTAAGTTTTGGATGGTCAATTGTTTTTCCTTTATCGGGATGAGCGTTCTTTCCATTTACGCTATTACCAGCAGTTTTAACCAAGTTCATCCCAATGGTGAAGTCGCGTCTGCCGAGTATTGGCAATATTTCTCTGATCAGGCTTTGGGCTATGCGTTGTGGGTTTTCGTCCTGATGTGCTTGGTGATGGGGGCGTCCCAGATTCTGATTTCCTTCGTGCATCAACATGTCAAAGTGCTGAAAAAAGCCATGAGACAAGCGGCTGAAAAAGGAGATTTGAACATTCGGGTTGTGGAAGACTGTAACGATGAAATTGGTCAAATGGCTGCCAGTTTCAACAACATGCAAGCCACTTTTTCTTCCATTGTCTCTGATGTGAAGCAAGCTACCTCAGAAGTGAATCAGGTGGCGGATGAGTTTAAATACCAAACGGAAACAGCGTGCAGTTCTCTGAACGGGCAGCAACAAGTAAGTTCTCGTGTAATGTCGGAAGTTGAAACACTTAAAGCGTCTTCGGATCAGGTGTTATCGAGTGCACAAACCGCTAAGCGAGTATCGGAACATGCGGAAGAGGTGTTGAATGAAGGTCGATCCTCCATCGAACAAATTATTTCTTCCACGAAAGTCATTGCAGGGGATGTGGAGCAAACTTCCACTCAAGTAAATCAACTGGCAGAAGACAGCACCAGCATCAGTGGTTTTGTAGAAGTCATTAGAAGTATCTCAGAGCAAACCAATCTGTTGGCGTTGAATGCGGCCATTGAAGCAGCGCGGGCCGGTGAACAAGGTCGAGGTTTTGCGGTCGTTGCGGATGAAGTTCGTAGTCTCGCCAGTAAAACCCATGAGGCTACCGATAAAATCGGTGACATCCTCAATAAGTTTGCCGAGCTGACTAATTCAGTGGTCACAGCGATGGAGCAGAGTCGGGCTCACGTAGAAGAATCTGTTGAACATGCGGATTTAGCTCAATCTTCGTTCTCTCAGATTGCCAGATCGGTTACTGAACTGGCGGAAAGTAATCAGTTGATCGAACAAGAAGCCTATGGACAAGCGGATAAAACGGAAAGTGTTTTTGACTGTGTTCGAAGTATTGAGTCCGTTACTAATACGACGGTGAGTGGCGCTAAAAACATTCATCTGCAGGTTGAGCATCTGCAGTCTGTGACTCATCAGCTAAGCGGTCAGCTGAATAAATTCCAATTGAGTTAA
- a CDS encoding LysR family transcriptional regulator — MRYTFRQLEVFLAAAHFQNITKAADSLSMSQSAASSALKDIESQFDLPLFDRIGKRLQLNEQGRLIRPKAEQLIEQAKELERIMAQHKDAGHLKVGATLTIGNYLAVSTMAEMMQEQPDAEVSLSVANTSEIGQKVLNFEIDIGLIEGELQHQDLDVIPWRDDELVVFCAPEHPFADQLQLTDRQLKEAEWILRESGSGTRQAFDRAMHGVLPEIQVKLELQHTEAIKRAVSANLGIGCLSRVALEDAFKRGSLIPLPVPHRDFSRKFYFVIHKQKYRSAGIERWMELCRSSF; from the coding sequence ATGCGTTATACCTTTCGCCAACTTGAAGTCTTCCTTGCTGCCGCCCATTTTCAGAACATCACCAAGGCGGCAGATAGCCTATCAATGTCTCAGTCCGCTGCCAGCAGTGCATTGAAAGACATCGAATCGCAATTCGACCTGCCCTTATTCGATAGAATCGGTAAGCGATTACAACTTAATGAGCAAGGCCGATTAATCCGGCCTAAAGCCGAACAGCTTATCGAGCAAGCGAAGGAACTGGAGCGAATCATGGCGCAGCATAAAGACGCCGGACACCTCAAAGTGGGCGCAACACTGACCATAGGAAACTATCTGGCTGTCTCGACCATGGCGGAAATGATGCAGGAACAGCCTGATGCCGAAGTCAGTCTTTCGGTGGCAAACACCTCTGAGATTGGCCAAAAAGTACTTAACTTCGAAATTGATATCGGTCTGATTGAAGGGGAACTGCAACATCAGGATTTGGATGTAATTCCTTGGCGAGACGATGAACTGGTGGTGTTCTGCGCGCCAGAACACCCCTTTGCAGATCAACTGCAACTGACTGACCGTCAACTTAAGGAAGCGGAATGGATTTTACGCGAAAGCGGTTCTGGTACACGCCAAGCCTTTGATCGGGCTATGCACGGTGTCCTCCCTGAGATTCAGGTCAAACTGGAGCTGCAACACACCGAAGCCATTAAACGAGCAGTGTCCGCAAATCTCGGCATTGGCTGTCTGTCCAGAGTGGCATTGGAAGACGCATTTAAACGTGGCAGCCTGATTCCACTCCCTGTGCCCCACAGAGACTTCAGCCGGAAATTTTACTTTGTGATTCATAAGCAAAAGTACCGCAGCGCCGGCATTGAACGCTGGATGGAACTCTGTCGTTCCAGCTTCTAA
- a CDS encoding ABC transporter ATP-binding protein codes for MSVHSEQCFVNLDCSADCSGQPGLKKYAMSDAVLSETVLEISGLEFQWSKQSPVMHVDQLEVLAGERVFLKGASGSGKSTLLSLIGGVTTATTGRLAVLQKDLQSMSAKQRDRFRADHLGLIFQQFNLIPYLTALENVLLTGRFSKQRKISQKDAFTLLDELGIDSQLAEKQVFHLSIGQQQRVAAARVLAGKPQLIIADEPTSALDEETRDGYLDLLFHQCQSHGATLVFVSHDRTLASLFDREVNISDVVRWSNTSMNNEQGGAL; via the coding sequence ATGTCAGTTCACAGCGAGCAATGCTTCGTCAATCTGGATTGCTCAGCGGATTGCTCAGGACAACCAGGGTTAAAAAAGTACGCCATGTCAGATGCAGTTTTATCAGAGACCGTATTAGAAATCTCGGGGCTGGAATTTCAATGGTCCAAACAATCACCTGTTATGCACGTCGATCAGCTTGAGGTGTTGGCAGGAGAACGGGTGTTTCTCAAAGGTGCCAGTGGTTCAGGAAAATCCACCTTGTTAAGTTTGATTGGCGGCGTGACCACGGCCACGACGGGGCGGTTGGCTGTATTACAGAAGGATCTACAGAGCATGTCCGCCAAGCAGCGTGATCGTTTCAGAGCCGATCATCTGGGGTTAATCTTTCAGCAATTCAATTTAATTCCGTATTTAACGGCGCTTGAGAATGTCTTGCTTACCGGACGCTTTTCCAAACAACGTAAGATTTCCCAAAAGGATGCGTTTACCCTGCTCGACGAACTAGGTATTGACTCCCAGTTGGCTGAGAAACAAGTATTTCACCTGAGCATTGGTCAGCAGCAACGCGTGGCTGCGGCAAGGGTATTGGCGGGTAAACCTCAGCTAATCATTGCCGATGAACCAACGTCTGCATTGGACGAAGAAACACGTGATGGTTATCTCGACTTGCTCTTTCACCAGTGTCAGAGCCACGGTGCAACCTTGGTTTTCGTCAGTCACGACCGCACCTTGGCCTCTCTGTTTGATCGCGAGGTGAATATCTCTGATGTGGTTCGGTGGTCAAACACATCGATGAACAATGAGCAGGGAGGTGCACTGTGA
- a CDS encoding ABC transporter permease, with amino-acid sequence MNLWALSWKSLANRKITSVLTVLSFALGVLLLLGVEKVRTETRQSFISTVSGTDLIIGARSGPVNLLLYSVFRIGNATNNISWQSYQDIASSRSVAWSVPIALGDSHKGFRVLGTTPAYFEHIQYGAKQSLTFAQGVTFDEVFDVVLGADVAKTLGYQLGENIVIAHGAGTVSFVKHDNLPFKVVGILAPTGTPSDRTVFVSLAGIEAIHEGWQSGSPSAKSLKLSHQDFEGKDLQPETITAAFVGLKSRMAAFQLQRAINEYREEALLAIMPALTLQELWQLIGIAEKSLLVVSALVVFSTLLGMMITMLSSLQERRREIAILRAVGARPHHIFFLLTNEALFIAVLGALLGWAALYLSLYGLSSYFVDWFGIHLAISAPNLKEAGIVLVIVFAALIMSLIPGWRAYKNSLFDGLTVRT; translated from the coding sequence GTGAATCTTTGGGCATTGAGCTGGAAGAGTTTGGCAAACCGTAAAATAACCAGTGTGTTAACGGTGTTGTCTTTTGCGTTGGGTGTGTTGTTATTGCTCGGTGTGGAGAAGGTTCGCACTGAAACACGGCAAAGTTTTATATCGACGGTATCTGGAACAGATTTAATTATCGGAGCCCGTTCTGGCCCGGTGAATTTACTCCTCTACAGTGTCTTTCGCATAGGTAACGCCACCAATAACATCAGTTGGCAGAGCTATCAGGACATTGCATCCAGTCGTTCGGTGGCTTGGTCGGTGCCGATTGCATTGGGGGATTCCCATAAAGGTTTCCGGGTCTTAGGAACCACACCGGCGTATTTTGAACATATTCAATATGGTGCGAAACAGTCGCTGACCTTTGCTCAAGGTGTCACCTTTGACGAGGTATTTGATGTGGTACTCGGGGCGGATGTTGCGAAGACGCTCGGTTATCAATTGGGCGAAAATATCGTCATTGCTCATGGTGCAGGAACCGTCAGTTTTGTAAAACACGATAATCTTCCCTTCAAAGTTGTTGGTATTCTTGCGCCGACCGGTACGCCTTCTGATCGCACTGTGTTTGTATCGCTGGCCGGTATTGAAGCCATTCACGAAGGTTGGCAAAGTGGTTCCCCCAGTGCGAAAAGTTTGAAACTCAGTCATCAGGACTTTGAAGGCAAAGATCTGCAACCGGAGACCATCACTGCCGCGTTTGTCGGACTGAAATCGCGTATGGCTGCGTTTCAGTTACAGCGTGCGATCAATGAGTATCGGGAAGAAGCATTGTTGGCAATCATGCCGGCACTGACCTTACAGGAGCTTTGGCAGCTAATTGGCATCGCAGAAAAGTCTCTGCTGGTGGTGTCTGCTCTCGTCGTGTTTAGTACTCTGTTAGGTATGATGATTACCATGCTGTCATCGTTGCAGGAGCGCCGTCGGGAAATTGCTATTCTTCGTGCAGTGGGTGCGCGGCCTCATCACATTTTCTTTTTACTGACCAATGAAGCCTTATTTATTGCGGTGTTAGGCGCGTTGTTGGGCTGGGCTGCTTTGTACTTGAGCTTGTATGGATTAAGCTCTTACTTTGTGGATTGGTTTGGTATTCACCTTGCGATCAGTGCGCCGAACTTGAAAGAGGCGGGAATTGTGCTGGTAATTGTGTTTGCTGCTTTGATAATGAGTTTGATTCCTGGCTGGCGAGCGTATAAAAACAGTTTGTTTGATGGACTGACCGTCCGTACTTAA
- a CDS encoding DUF2796 domain-containing protein has protein sequence MKLKRSVSLSGAVRMAGLFGLMASNGVFAELTQPEPTQPDLSQQGLRQHQAHEHGHAILNAAQEGNEVELSFEIPAMDMVGFEHQPETQAQKDQIEIIHAFLQQGQNVVSFNEEAHCQFEQATIESALLSGDDHEHHEENNHHEEHGQHDGHHGMHQDHDDERTHKEHDHEEENGHSEFEITYHVECADPSELAELNILLFKQVPTLQEIEANWFGETAVKKSELTPNQPSMDLR, from the coding sequence ATGAAATTAAAGAGATCTGTGTCTTTATCGGGAGCCGTTCGCATGGCAGGGTTATTTGGGCTGATGGCATCCAATGGCGTGTTCGCAGAGCTAACACAACCAGAACCAACACAACCAGACCTAAGCCAACAAGGGCTACGTCAACATCAGGCGCATGAACACGGCCATGCGATATTGAATGCAGCTCAGGAAGGAAATGAGGTCGAGCTGTCGTTTGAAATACCGGCAATGGATATGGTGGGGTTTGAGCACCAGCCTGAAACTCAGGCGCAGAAAGACCAAATCGAAATAATTCATGCCTTCTTACAACAAGGGCAGAACGTGGTGTCGTTTAATGAGGAAGCGCACTGTCAGTTTGAACAGGCCACCATTGAAAGTGCACTGTTGTCAGGCGATGACCATGAGCACCACGAAGAAAATAATCATCATGAAGAGCATGGTCAGCATGATGGACATCACGGTATGCACCAAGATCACGATGACGAGCGCACGCATAAAGAGCATGATCATGAGGAAGAGAACGGACACAGTGAGTTTGAGATCACCTATCACGTTGAATGTGCTGATCCTTCTGAACTTGCAGAGCTGAATATCCTGTTATTTAAGCAAGTGCCGACCTTACAAGAGATTGAAGCCAATTGGTTTGGTGAGACGGCGGTGAAAAAATCAGAATTGACTCCTAACCAACCAAGCATGGACTTGCGCTAG
- a CDS encoding tautomerase family protein — MPSVMIEVRQQYPRETEQGIMEAVHSALRDSFKIKSGDRNVRLLVHEPHRFECPPDREKPELYTHISIDCFAGRSLDAKRKLYRTIVSNLETFGIPPSHVKIMLREITAENWGIRGGQAACDVDLGFKVDV, encoded by the coding sequence ATGCCTAGTGTCATGATTGAGGTCAGACAACAATACCCCCGCGAGACAGAACAAGGCATCATGGAAGCAGTGCATTCAGCACTTAGAGACAGTTTCAAAATCAAATCAGGGGATCGCAATGTTCGCTTGCTGGTGCATGAACCGCATCGCTTTGAGTGTCCACCGGACCGAGAAAAGCCGGAACTCTATACCCACATCAGCATTGACTGTTTTGCAGGCAGATCGCTCGACGCAAAACGGAAACTGTACCGCACCATTGTGAGCAACCTGGAAACCTTCGGCATTCCACCGAGCCACGTCAAAATTATGCTTCGTGAAATTACCGCTGAAAACTGGGGCATCAGAGGAGGCCAAGCCGCCTGTGATGTTGATTTGGGTTTTAAGGTTGATGTTTAG
- a CDS encoding SCO family protein: MQKPITISLLVTIAAVLATWFMLFQSKAIANKSLPSDLYGHITPFHLPDANLATQAHHNTNWMDLANKPLFITTGFTSCTNSCPMTMSFYQRLSKSVGNEATLAFLTIDPDKDTPEHLANYLSQFGPDFVGVQIANKKQLTDTLQALKQSFTLSQLSELLEHQSYVYLMHPKVEGLLVYTDASPDPMKIREDLLKLDR, translated from the coding sequence ATGCAAAAACCAATAACTATAAGCCTGCTTGTGACCATAGCCGCCGTACTTGCTACCTGGTTCATGCTCTTCCAATCAAAAGCCATTGCAAACAAGTCATTACCTTCTGACCTATACGGACACATCACGCCATTCCATTTGCCGGACGCAAATTTGGCGACTCAAGCCCATCACAACACCAACTGGATGGATCTTGCTAACAAACCTTTATTTATCACGACCGGTTTTACCAGCTGTACAAATAGCTGCCCTATGACCATGTCGTTTTATCAACGCCTTTCAAAGTCTGTAGGCAATGAAGCGACCTTGGCTTTTTTAACCATAGATCCGGACAAAGACACGCCGGAACATCTGGCAAACTATTTATCTCAGTTCGGGCCGGATTTTGTCGGGGTTCAGATCGCCAACAAGAAACAACTCACAGATACCCTGCAAGCGTTAAAGCAAAGCTTCACATTAAGCCAGCTCAGTGAACTGCTGGAACATCAAAGTTACGTTTATTTGATGCATCCAAAGGTTGAAGGGTTATTGGTATATACCGATGCCAGCCCCGATCCAATGAAAATCCGGGAGGATTTATTGAAACTGGATCGGTAA
- a CDS encoding (2Fe-2S)-binding protein, producing MFVCLCNQVTTHDIEQVMAEGNLSFDQVQEQLGVANCCGQCEDFAREFISEKASEQKADLFYEAA from the coding sequence ATGTTCGTATGTCTTTGCAACCAAGTTACTACGCACGATATTGAACAAGTAATGGCAGAAGGCAATCTTTCTTTTGATCAGGTTCAGGAGCAACTGGGCGTTGCTAATTGCTGTGGTCAATGTGAAGACTTCGCACGTGAGTTCATTTCTGAAAAAGCCTCGGAACAGAAAGCAGACCTATTCTACGAAGCAGCCTAA
- a CDS encoding DUF3299 domain-containing protein, producing MKQIISSLVFVVFTMLTLTAWAASDGKITEINWLDLMPEEDIEAMEKMPEIGHDNPFDKNSLPEVMFSSKVVDKFENKHIRIAGYMVPLETNDKGELIEFFLAPYMGACIHVPPPPPNQMIHVKFPKGAEVEGIWYPFVIEGTLKLETFDNGMGASSYSMTAMLVKPYEE from the coding sequence ATGAAACAGATCATTTCGTCTCTCGTATTTGTCGTATTTACGATGTTGACTCTAACGGCTTGGGCAGCCTCCGACGGGAAAATTACGGAAATTAACTGGCTGGATTTGATGCCTGAAGAAGACATTGAAGCAATGGAAAAGATGCCGGAAATTGGTCATGACAATCCCTTCGATAAGAACTCACTGCCGGAAGTGATGTTCTCCAGCAAGGTAGTCGACAAGTTCGAAAATAAACACATCCGTATTGCGGGTTATATGGTGCCGTTGGAGACCAATGACAAAGGTGAACTGATAGAGTTCTTTCTGGCGCCATACATGGGGGCGTGTATTCACGTGCCACCACCGCCGCCAAATCAAATGATTCACGTGAAGTTCCCGAAAGGTGCCGAGGTCGAAGGCATTTGGTATCCCTTCGTGATTGAAGGTACGCTAAAGCTGGAAACCTTCGATAACGGCATGGGCGCGTCCAGCTACTCAATGACGGCGATGTTAGTGAAGCCATATGAGGAGTAG